The following are from one region of the Corylus avellana chromosome ca1, CavTom2PMs-1.0 genome:
- the LOC132173494 gene encoding putative disease resistance RPP13-like protein 1 produces MYCSILPEDYEFEEEELVLLWMAGGLIQPQKGDKQMEDLGSEYFQDLLSRSFFQQSSTKKFRYEMPWRFSFNHSSKVKQQFVMHDLIKDLAQRVAGDICFRIEDGIWVGNGRRLSKKARHSSYLGGQYDIDNKFEPFFELKCLRTFLPLPRHSYCYLTRNVPLQLLPELKSLRVLSLQGYYIAELPDSIGDLKHLRYLDLSRTEIRCLPESTTSLCNLQTMILERCSYLKKLPSNLGNLVNLRHLNILHANKLEGMPPQIGKLTHLQTLSNLIVGKGSCFALRELGSLLHLRGTLIISQLENAIEPTYARDAKLIGKPNLTVLCLEWSNKLDESLDRTSEFEVLNMLQPHRALKELTIRCYGGMEFPTWLRGHSFSHMVLLRIENCKMCTSLPLVGQLPSLKHLFIEGMVSVKNVGHEFYGVSCSQPFESLETLKFTNMEEWENWIPNEEFRNLRELSITNCPKLLGKLPNHFPLLKKVLVQDCPRLVVSISNFPKRCSLQIGGSEGVMRENKVVFNSLNSKSFSTISEFKSPIEGLILKGLAHVEYLNIENCEELTHLWSNDVGLLQSLPRLRYLKIGNYQKLYHLVDEAKEQPKQGMPSTHNGMEFLPKEIMYNNTCIERIEISGCDSLKHFAIGQLPPTLKRLCIQNCKSMIILLDEDDANSCSTSTSLLEFLEIDHCPSLKFLTSSVELLASLKHLDVKDCGKLVSIAKSEELPATLQHLTIRNCGQLESIAKSFHHNSSLEKINIMYYGGLLPSNLRELGIDCNMALPNCIHNLTSLQKLRISRVSSSFPEEDFPANLTSLSISDCNITLRHCFTGGCTDLPLFKNFTL; encoded by the exons ATGTATTGTTCAATACTCCCAGAGGACTATGAATTTGAAGAGGAGGAGTTGGTTTTGTTGTGGATGGCAGGAGGTCTAATTCAACCACAGAAAGGGGATAAGCAAATGGAAGATCTAGGTAGCGAGTATTTTCAAGATTTGTTGTCAAGGTCCTTTTTCCAACAATCAAGCACGAAGAAATTTCGGTATGAGATGCCATGGCGGTTCTCTTTCAACCATTCAAGCAAAGTGAAACAACAATTTGTAATGCATGACCTCATCAAGGATTTGGCACAAAGGGTTGCAGGAGATATATGCTTCAGAATAGAGGATGGAATTTGGGTTGGTAATGGAAGGAGACTTTCTAAAAAGGCTCGGCACTCTTCTTACTTGGGTGGCCAATACGATATTGATAACAAGTTTGAGCCTTTCTTTGAACTCAAATGTCTACGTACCTTCCTCCCCCTTCCACGTCATAGTTACTGTTATTTGACTCGTAATGTTCCTCTTCAATTGTTGCCAGAATTAAAAAGTTTAAGAGTGCTCTCTTTGCAAGGGTATTACATAGCTGAGTTACCAGATTCGATTGGTGATTTGAAGCATCTACGGTACCTTGACCTTTCTCGCACTGAGATTAGATGTTTGCCTGAATCAACAACCAGTCTATGCAACTTACAGACAATGATTCTAGAGAGATGTTCTTATCTAAAGAAATTGCCTTCAAATTTGGGCAACTTGGTCAACTTGCGCCACCTCAACATTCTCCATGCAAATAAGCTGGAAGGAATGCCTCCTCAAATAGGTAAATTAACTCATCTCCAAACATTGTCTAATCTAATTGTGGGAAAAGGCAGTTGCTTCGCATTAAGAGAGCTAGGTTCTTTATTGCATCTTCGAGGGACACTCATCATCTCACAATTGGAGAATGCCATTGAACCCACATATGCAAGGGACGCTAAGTTAATTGGAAAGCCCAATCTTACTGTGTTGTGCTTGGAATGGAGTAACAAATTGGATGAGTCACTCGACAGAACAAGTGAATTTGAGGTACTTAACATGCTACAGCCTCACAGGGCTTTGAAAGAGCTCACTATCAGGTGTTATGGTGGTATGGAATTTCCGACTTGGCTAAGAGGTCATTCATTTTCTCATATGGTGCTTTTAAGGATTGAAAATTGTAAAATGTGCACGTCATTGCCACTAGTGGGCCAACTACCATCACTCAAACACCTTTTCATTGAAGGCATGGTGAGTGTGAAGAATGTCGGTCATGAGTTTTATGGGGTTAGTTGCTCACAACCTTTTGAATCCTTAGAAACTTTGAAATTCACGAATATGGAAGAATGGGAGAACTGGATCCCTAATGAAGAGTTTAGAAACCTGCGTGAGCTTTCCATTACAAATTGTCCCAAGTTGTTGGGGAAGTTACCTAACCATTTTCCTTTACTTAAAAAAGTTTTGGTACAAGACTGTCCGAGGTTGGTGGTTTCCATTTCAAACTTTCCTAAGCGTTGCAGTCTACAAATTGGAGGATCTGAAGGGGTGATGCGTGAAAATAAGGTTGTCTTCAACTCACTAAATTCCAAGTctttttcaacaatttcagaATTCAAATCTCCAATAGAAGGGCTTATTCTCAAAGGACTAGCACATGTAGAATATCTAAATATTGAAAATTGTGAGGAGTTGACACATTTGTGGTCAAATGATGTGGGATTATTACAATCCCTTCCACGTCTTCGTTACTTGAAGATTGGCAATTATCAGAAACTATATCATTTGGTAGATGAAGCAAAAGAGCAACCAAAACAGGGTATGCCATCCACCCACAATGGCATGGAATTTTTACCCAAGGAAATCATGTACAACAACACGTGTATTGAGCGCATTGAGATTAGTGGATGTGATTCACTGAAGCACTTTGCAATAGGCCAGCTACCTCCAACACTTAAGCGGCTATGCATACAGAATTGCAAGAGTATGATAATTTTACTTGATGAGGATGATGCCAATAGTTGCAGTACTAGCACATCTCTTCTTGAGTTCTTGGAGATTGATCACTGTCCATCCCTCAAATTCTTAACATCTAGCGTAGAATTATTGGCATCACTTAAACACCTCGATGTTAAAGATTGTGGAAAGCTGGTGTCAATAGCGAAAAGTGAAGAATTACCTGCAACACTTCAACACCTTACAATTCGGAATTGTGGACAGCTGGAGTCAATAGCGAAGAGCTTCCATCACAACTCGTCTCTTGAAAAGATTAATATTATGTATT ACGGAGGGTTGCTCCCTAGCAACCTTAGAGAGTTAGGGATTGATTGTAATATGGCCCTGCCTAACTGCATTCACAACCTCACCTCACTTCAAAAATTGAGGATTAGCCGGGTATCATCATCCTTTCCGGAAGAGGATTTTCCCGCCAACCTAACATCACTTTCAATCTCGGATTGCAACATCACACTGAGGCATTGCTTCACTGGGGGCTGCACAGACTTACCTCTCTTCAAAAACTTTACATTGTAG
- the LOC132167106 gene encoding putative disease resistance RPP13-like protein 1, translating to MTEFILSKVGEFALSKLFESLYDRLAVPKFWDFLGGEGKGIQANLDKWRQKLQDIQNMLDDAEEKQYSDRVVKLWLDDLKHLVYDVDDIVDELATDAFLAENQARPSKVRKLNIPGASSAHKIDSTLQLKIKEITGRFNEIVTRKDQLNLKETADGRSHRKIGVPAPTSVLTEPEPHVYGRGKDKEAVVELLVGEKYCSDAQLSVIPILGMGGIGKTTLAQLVYNDEAVQKSFDLKTWACVSQDFDVDRVTKTILQSLNISDNCDGKDRNWLQVKLKEELKGKKFLVVLDDLWNDDYDNWIILRAPFLVGAPGSKIIITTRNLKVSSMTGTVQAHSLPLLSNNDCLSVFTQHALGASNFSAHSNLQDIGEKFVERCKGLPLAARTLGGLLRTKKEERDEWEDVLKSKIWDISDLERSGIVPALMLSYHHLPSHLKRCFMYCSILPEDYEFEEEELVLLWMAGGLIQPQKGDKQMEDLGSEYFQDLLSRSFFQQSSTKKFRYEMPWRFSFNHSSKVKQQFVMHDLIKDLAQRVAGDICFRIEDGIWVGNGRRLSKKARHSSYLGGQYDIDNKFEPFFELKCLRTFLPLPRHSYCYLTRNVPLQLLPELKSLRVLSLQGYYIAELPDSIGDLKHLRYLDLSRTEIRCLPESTTSLCNLQTMILERCSYLKKLPSNLGNLVNLRHLNILHANKLEGMPPQIGKLTHLQTLSNLIVGKGSCFALRELGSLLHLRGTLIISQLENAIEPTYARDAKLIGKPNLTVLCLEWSNKLDESLDRTSEFEVLNMLQPHRALKELTIRCYGGMEFPTWLRGHSFSHMVLLRIENCKMCTSLPLVGQLPSLKHLFIEGMVSVKNVGHEFYGVSCSQPFESLETLKFTNMEEWENWIPNEEFRNLRELSITNCPKLLGKLPNHFPLLKKVLVQDCPRLVVSISNFPKRCSLQIGGSEGVMRENKVVFNSLNSKSFSTISEFKSPIEGLILEGLAHVEYLNIENCEELTHLWSNDVGLLQSLPRLRYLKIGNYQKLYHLVDEAKEQPKQGMPSTHNGMEFLPKEIMYNNTCIERIEISGCDSLKHFAIGQLPPILKRLCIQNCKSMIILLDEDDANSCSTSTSLLEFLEIWKCPSLKFLTSSVELLATLKHLDVKDCGQLESIAKSGELPATLQHLEIRECGQLESIAKSFHHNSSLEKIEIYGCRNLKSLPTGIHTLSHLDTIEIGFCPTLVSFPDGGLLPSNLRELTIHDDMALPNCIHNITSLQILNISRRSPSVVSSFSEDGFPANLTSLTIWDCNFTEALLEWGLHRLTSLQSLSITGGCPNVESFPEKMLPASFTTLFLQSFPNLKYLSSLRDLASLQELSISCCENLTSFPEDGFPPSLQRLWIHNCPLLKEHCKKDQGREWSKIAHIPCVEID from the coding sequence ATGACAGAGTTCATTCTTTCCAAAGTGGGAGAGTTCGCTCTCTCTAAATTATTTGAGTCGCTGTATGATCGATTGGCGGTTCCCAAGTTTTGGGACTTCTTAGGCGGAGAGGGAAAGGGCATTCAAGCAAACCTGGACAAGTGGAGACAAAAGCTGCAAGATATTCAGAACATGCTTGATGATGCGGAGGAGAAGCAATATTCTGACAGGGTTGTGAAGCTCTGGCTGGATGATCTCAAACACTTGGTTTACGATGTGGATGACATAGTGGATGAGCTTGCCACTGATGCATTCCTAGCTGAAAATCAGGCTCGCCCAAGTAAGGTACGCAAACTCAACATCCCAGGTGCTTCGTCTGCTCATAAGATTGATAGTACGCTGCAGTTAAAGATAAAGGAGATCACGGGTCGTTTCAATGAAATCGTGACCCGGAAAGATCAACTGAATTTGAAGGAAACCGCTGATGGGAGGTCTCATAGGAAAATAGGAGTTCCGGCGCCAACTTCGGTACTGACTGAACCGGAACCTCATGTTTATGGCAGGGGCAAAGATAAAGAGGCTGTAGTTGAATTGTTGGTGGGTGAAAAATATTGTAGTGATGCTCAACTCTCTGTGATTCCTATTCTTGGTATGGGGGGCATAGGGAAGACAACTCTTGCCCAGTTGGTGTACAATGATGAAGCAGTACAAAAATcttttgatttgaaaacatgGGCTTGTGTTTCTCAAGACTTCGATGTTGACAGAgtcacaaaaacaattttacagTCCCTCAATATTTCTGATAATTGTGATGGCAAGGATCGAAATTGGTTGCAAGTCAAACTCAAGGAGGAACTGAAAGGCAAGAAGTTTCTAGTCGTTCTGGATGATCTTTGGAATGATGACTACGATAATTGGATTATCCTACGTGCTCCTTTTCTAGTTGGGGCTCCGGGAAGTAAGATTATCATCACAACTCGCAATTTGAAAGTTTCATCAATGACAGGTACCGTTCAAGCCCACAGCTTGCCACTGTTGTCGAATAATGATTGTTTGTCTGTATTTACTCAACATGCACTGGGGGCAAGCAACTTCAGTGCACATTCAAACCTTCAAGACATTGGTGAAAAATTCGTTGAAAGGTGTAAAGGCTTGCCTTTGGCAGCAAGGACTCTCGGAGGCCTCTTGCGCACTAAAAAGGAGGAACGTGATGAGTGGGAAGATGTACTTAAGAGCAAGATATGGGATATATCAGACCTGGAGAGAAGTGGAATTGTTCCAGCCCTTATGTTGAGCTACCACCACCTTCCTTCACATTTAAAAAGATGCTTTATGTATTGTTCAATACTCCCAGAGGACTATGAATTTGAAGAGGAGGAGTTGGTTTTGTTGTGGATGGCAGGAGGTCTAATTCAACCACAGAAAGGGGATAAGCAAATGGAAGATCTAGGTAGCGAGTATTTTCAAGATTTGTTGTCAAGGTCCTTTTTCCAACAATCAAGCACGAAGAAATTTCGGTATGAGATGCCATGGCGGTTCTCTTTCAACCATTCAAGCAAAGTGAAACAACAATTTGTAATGCATGACCTCATCAAGGATTTGGCACAAAGGGTTGCAGGAGATATATGCTTCAGAATAGAGGATGGAATTTGGGTTGGTAATGGAAGGAGACTTTCTAAAAAGGCTCGGCACTCTTCTTACTTGGGTGGCCAATACGATATTGATAACAAGTTTGAGCCTTTCTTTGAACTCAAATGTCTACGTACCTTCCTCCCCCTTCCACGTCATAGTTACTGTTATTTGACTCGTAATGTTCCTCTTCAATTGTTGCCAGAATTAAAAAGTTTAAGAGTGCTCTCTTTGCAAGGGTATTACATAGCTGAGTTACCAGATTCGATTGGTGATTTGAAGCATCTACGGTACCTTGACCTTTCTCGCACTGAGATTAGATGTTTGCCTGAATCAACAACCAGTCTATGCAACTTACAGACAATGATTCTAGAGAGATGTTCTTATCTAAAGAAATTGCCTTCAAATTTGGGCAACTTGGTCAACTTGCGCCACCTCAACATTCTCCATGCAAATAAGCTGGAAGGAATGCCTCCTCAAATAGGTAAATTAACTCATCTCCAAACATTGTCTAATCTAATTGTGGGAAAAGGCAGTTGCTTCGCATTAAGAGAGCTAGGTTCTTTATTGCATCTTCGAGGGACACTCATCATCTCACAATTGGAGAATGCCATTGAACCCACATATGCAAGGGACGCTAAGTTAATTGGAAAGCCCAATCTTACTGTGTTGTGCTTGGAATGGAGTAACAAATTGGATGAGTCACTCGACAGAACAAGTGAATTTGAGGTACTTAACATGCTACAGCCTCACAGGGCTTTGAAAGAGCTCACTATCAGGTGTTATGGTGGTATGGAATTTCCGACTTGGCTAAGAGGTCATTCATTTTCTCATATGGTGCTTTTAAGGATTGAAAATTGTAAAATGTGCACGTCATTGCCACTAGTGGGCCAACTACCATCACTCAAACACCTTTTCATTGAAGGCATGGTGAGTGTGAAGAATGTCGGTCATGAGTTTTATGGGGTTAGTTGCTCACAACCTTTTGAATCCTTAGAAACTTTGAAATTCACGAATATGGAAGAATGGGAGAACTGGATCCCTAATGAAGAGTTTAGAAACCTGCGTGAGCTTTCCATTACAAATTGTCCCAAGTTGTTGGGGAAGTTACCTAACCATTTTCCTTTACTTAAAAAAGTTTTGGTACAAGACTGTCCGAGGTTGGTGGTTTCCATTTCAAACTTTCCTAAGCGTTGCAGTCTACAAATTGGAGGATCTGAAGGGGTGATGCGTGAAAATAAGGTTGTCTTCAACTCACTAAATTCCAAGTctttttcaacaatttcagaATTCAAATCTCCAATAGAAGGGCTTATTCTCGAAGGACTAGCACATGTAGAATATCTAAATATTGAAAATTGTGAGGAGTTGACACATTTGTGGTCAAATGATGTGGGATTATTACAATCCCTTCCACGTCTTCGTTACTTGAAGATTGGCAATTATCAGAAACTATATCATTTGGTAGATGAAGCAAAAGAGCAACCAAAACAGGGTATGCCATCCACCCACAATGGCATGGAATTTTTACCCAAGGAAATCATGTACAACAACACGTGTATTGAGCGCATTGAGATTAGTGGATGTGATTCACTGAAGCACTTTGCAATAGGCCAGCTACCTCCAATACTTAAGCGGCTATGCATACAGAATTGCAAGAGTATGATAATTTTACTTGATGAGGATGATGCCAATAGTTGCAGTACTAGCACATCTCTTCTTGAGTTCTTGGAGATTTGGAAGTGTCCATCCCTCAAATTCTTAACATCTAGCGTAGAATTATTGGCAACACTTAAACACCTCGATGTTAAAGATTGTGGACAGCTGGAGTCAATAGCGAAAAGTGGAGAATTGCCTGCAACACTTCAACACCTTGAGATTCGGGAATGTGGACAGCTGGAGTCAATAGCAAAGAGCTTCCATCACAACTCGTCTCTTGAAAAGATTGAAATATATGGGTGTAGAAACCTTAAATCCTTACCCACGGGCATACACACCCTCAGCCATCTAGACACGATTGAAATTGGTTTTTGTCCAACTCTTGTTTCCTTCCCAGACGGAGGGTTGCTCCCTAGCAACCTTAGAGAGTTAACGATTCATGATGATATGGCCCTACCTAACTGCATTCACAACATCACCtcacttcaaattttaaatatttcgAGGAGGAGTCCAAGTGTGGTATCATCCTTTTCGGAAGACGGTTTTCCCGCCAACCTAACATCACTTACAATATGGGATTGCAACTTCACTGAGGCCTTGCTTGAATGGGGGCTGCACAGGCTTACCTCTCTTCAAAGTCTTTCTATTACAGGTGGATGTCCGAATGTGGAGTCCTTTCCAGAGAAGATGCTGCCCGCGTCTTTTACTACCCTCTTCCTCCAAAGCTTCCCCAATCTGAAATACCTGTCTTCCCTTCGAGACCTCGCCTCTCTTCAAGAACTTTCGATCAGTTGTTGTGAAAATCTCACATCCTTTCCAGAGGATGGCTTTCCTCCCTCACTCCAGCGACTTTGGATCCACAACTGTCCTCTGCTGAAAGAACACTGCAAGAAAGATCAAGGACGAGAGTGGTCCAAGATAGCCCACATCCCTTGCGTTGAGATTGACTAG
- the LOC132173502 gene encoding disease resistance protein RGA2-like: MTEFILSKVGEFALSKLFESLYDRLAVPKFWDFLGGEGKGIQANLDKWRQKLQDIQNMLDDAEEKQYSDRVVKLWLDDLKHLVYDVDDIVDELATDAFLAENQARPSKVRKLNIPGASSAHKIDSTLQLKIKEITGRFNEIVTRKDQLNLKETADGRSHRKTGVPAPTSVLTEPEPHVYGRGKDKEAVVELLVGEKYCSDAQLSVIPILGMGGIGKTTLAQLVYNDDAVQKSFDLKAWACVSQDFDVDRVTKTILQSLNISDNCDGKDRNWLQVKLKEELKGKKFLVVLDDLWNDDYDNWIILRAPFLVGAPGSKIIITTRNSKVSSMTGTVQAHSLPLLSDNDFFFINVISVKVGDNII; the protein is encoded by the exons ATGACAGAGTTCATTCTTTCCAAAGTGGGAGAGTTCGCTCTCTCTAAATTATTTGAGTCGCTGTATGATCGATTGGCGGTTCCCAAGTTTTGGGACTTCTTAGGCGGAGAGGGAAAGGGCATTCAAGCAAACCTGGACAAGTGGAGACAAAAGCTGCAAGATATTCAGAACATGCTTGATGATGCGGAGGAGAAGCAATATTCTGACAGGGTTGTGAAGCTCTGGCTGGATGATCTCAAACACTTGGTTTACGATGTGGATGACATAGTGGATGAGCTTGCCACTGATGCATTCCTAGCTGAAAATCAGGCTCGCCCAAGTAAGGTACGCAAACTCAACATCCCAGGTGCTTCGTCTGCTCATAAGATTGATAGTACGCTGCAGTTAAAGATAAAGGAGATCACGGGTCGTTTCAATGAAATCGTGACCCGGAAAGATCAACTGAATTTGAAGGAAACCGCTGATGGGAGGTCTCATAGGAAAACAGGAGTTCCGGCGCCAACTTCGGTACTGACTGAACCGGAACCTCATGTTTATGGCAGGGGCAAAGATAAAGAGGCTGTAGTTGAATTGTTGGTGGGTGAAAAATATTGTAGTGATGCTCAACTCTCTGTGATTCCTATTCTTGGTATGGGGGGCATAGGGAAGACAACTCTTGCCCAATTGGTGTACAATGATGATGCAGTACAAAAATCTTTTGATTTGAAAGCATGGGCTTGTGTTTCTCAAGACTTCGATGTTGACAGAgtcacaaaaacaattttacagTCCCTCAATATTTCTGATAATTGTGATGGCAAGGATCGAAATTGGTTGCAAGTCAAACTCAAGGAGGAACTGAAAGGCAAGAAGTTTCTAGTCGTTCTGGATGATCTTTGGAATGATGACTACGATAATTGGATTATCCTACGTGCTCCTTTTCTAGTTGGGGCTCCGGGAAGTAAGATTATCATCACAACTCGCAATTCAAAAGTTTCATCAATGACTGGTACCGTTCAAGCCCACAGCTTGCCACTGTTGTCAGATAATGATT TCTTCTTCATCAACGTAATTTCGGTGAAAGTGGgtgataatataatataa
- the LOC132166860 gene encoding uncharacterized protein LOC132166860, with protein MTQKAKLFKGQQKKKSIPPSRHGKLPQTRKGKRIVKPSKMTKEMDADRELSKFINHCNEVKAATAANKDGGQLSIVKPPPPPESTSGEKK; from the exons atgacacAGAAAGCAAAGCTATTCAAAGGCCAGCAGAAGAAGAAATCAATCCCGCCAAGCCGTCATGGCAAACTCCCTCAAACCCGCAAAG gGAAGAGAATTGTGAAGCCGTCAAAGATGACCAAGGAGATGGATGCTGATCGG GAGCTTAGCAAGTTCATTAATCACTGCAATGAGGTGAAAGCAGCCACTGCTGCTAACAAGGACGGTGGCCAACTGAGTATTGTCAAACCACCGCCACCGCCAGAGTCGACTTCTGGTGAGAAGAAATAG